The proteins below come from a single Kitasatospora sp. NBC_00315 genomic window:
- a CDS encoding YbjN domain-containing protein → MAIRTKDEALALLRTALDTAEVAWEPAATDPFTLVATLPGVRRLSTACALRVGDHTLSVNAFVIRRPDENHEAFHRWLLERNTRMYGVAYAIDALGDVYLAGRLPLEAVGADAVDRLLGTVLQNADEPFNTLLELGFASAIRREWQWRTKRGESTRNLAAFAHLAGPVTPSAGTDESAGPV, encoded by the coding sequence ATGGCTATCCGTACCAAGGACGAGGCACTGGCCCTCCTGCGCACCGCCCTGGACACCGCCGAGGTGGCCTGGGAGCCGGCCGCCACCGACCCGTTCACGCTGGTCGCGACCTTGCCGGGGGTGCGCAGGCTGAGCACCGCCTGCGCCCTGCGGGTCGGCGACCACACGCTGTCCGTGAACGCCTTCGTGATCCGCCGTCCGGACGAGAACCACGAGGCCTTCCACCGGTGGCTGCTGGAGCGCAACACCCGGATGTACGGCGTCGCGTACGCGATCGACGCGCTCGGGGACGTGTACCTCGCAGGCCGGCTGCCGCTGGAGGCGGTGGGCGCCGACGCGGTGGACCGGCTGCTGGGGACCGTGCTGCAGAACGCGGACGAGCCGTTCAACACTCTGCTCGAACTCGGTTTCGCCTCCGCGATCCGCCGCGAGTGGCAGTGGCGCACGAAGCGCGGCGAGTCGACCCGCAACCTGGCGGCCTTCGCGCACCTGGCGGGTCCGGTCACCCCCTCCGCCGGGACGGACGAGTCCGCCGGGCCGGTCTGA
- a CDS encoding O-acetyl-ADP-ribose deacetylase, with translation MTRITLVEGDITEQQVDVVVNAANSSLLGGGGVDGAIHRKGGPEILADCRRLRASHYGKGLGTGQAVATTGGRLAARWVVHTVGPVYLAEDYERRAELLASCYRESLRVAAGLGARTVAFPAVSAGVYGWPLDDAARIALTTVSESEPGPVKGERASDRVLEEIRFVLFGAESYGAFERAWQELERRD, from the coding sequence GTGACGCGGATCACGCTGGTCGAGGGTGACATCACGGAGCAGCAGGTGGACGTGGTGGTGAACGCCGCGAACTCGTCACTCCTGGGTGGTGGTGGTGTCGACGGCGCGATCCACCGCAAGGGTGGCCCCGAGATCCTGGCGGACTGTCGCAGGCTCCGGGCCTCGCACTACGGCAAGGGGCTGGGGACCGGCCAGGCGGTCGCCACCACGGGCGGCCGGCTGGCGGCTCGCTGGGTGGTGCACACGGTGGGTCCGGTGTACCTGGCAGAGGACTACGAACGGCGTGCTGAGCTGCTGGCCTCCTGCTATCGGGAGTCACTCCGGGTCGCGGCCGGGCTGGGGGCGAGAACGGTGGCGTTCCCGGCCGTGTCGGCCGGGGTGTACGGATGGCCGCTGGACGACGCGGCCAGGATCGCACTCACCACCGTCTCGGAGTCGGAACCCGGCCCGGTGAAAGGGGAGCGGGCGTCCGATCGGGTGCTGGAGGAGATCCGGTTCGTGCTGTTCGGGGCGGAGTCGTACGGTGCGTTCGAGCGGGCATGGCAGGAGCTGGAGCGGCGGGACTGA
- a CDS encoding class I SAM-dependent methyltransferase, whose protein sequence is MAASFDPALPAARGRTARPVGTVTRGTTNTNRLRRMDRWIAHSLGPALRSCARPPVAVDLGYGAAPWTAVELSTRLRAVRADVRVVGIEIEPERVTAALPYTRPPLLTFRRGGFEVPLDGGAPAQLIRAANVLRQYDEAAVAGVWDRLRGRLAPDGLLVEGTCDEIGRRHVWVAIGPEGPRTVTFAARLGGLGQPSDLAERLPKALIHHNVPGRAVHAFLADFDRAWAAAAPYGAFGARQRWVAACTSMAGSWPLLDARGRWRQGEATVPWTALAP, encoded by the coding sequence ATGGCCGCCTCCTTCGACCCCGCACTCCCGGCTGCCCGCGGCCGGACGGCCCGGCCGGTGGGTACGGTCACCCGCGGCACCACGAACACCAACCGGCTGCGACGGATGGACCGCTGGATCGCCCACTCGCTCGGCCCGGCGCTGCGCTCGTGCGCACGGCCGCCGGTCGCGGTGGACCTCGGCTACGGGGCCGCGCCCTGGACGGCGGTCGAGCTGTCGACCCGACTGCGGGCCGTGCGGGCGGACGTCAGGGTGGTCGGGATCGAGATCGAGCCGGAGCGCGTCACGGCGGCCCTGCCCTACACCCGGCCGCCCCTGCTGACCTTCCGGCGGGGCGGGTTCGAGGTACCGCTGGACGGCGGGGCGCCGGCCCAGCTGATCCGGGCGGCCAACGTGCTGCGGCAGTACGACGAGGCGGCGGTGGCCGGCGTCTGGGACCGGCTGCGCGGACGGCTGGCGCCGGACGGGCTGCTGGTCGAGGGCACCTGCGACGAGATCGGGCGGCGGCACGTCTGGGTCGCGATCGGACCCGAGGGCCCTCGGACGGTCACCTTCGCCGCCCGGCTGGGGGGCCTCGGGCAGCCCTCCGACCTGGCCGAACGGCTGCCGAAGGCGCTGATCCACCACAACGTTCCGGGCCGGGCGGTGCACGCCTTCCTGGCCGACTTCGACCGCGCCTGGGCGGCGGCCGCGCCGTACGGGGCGTTCGGCGCCCGACAGCGCTGGGTGGCGGCGTGCACGTCGATGGCCGGGAGCTGGCCGCTGCTGGACGCCAGGGGACGCTGGCGGCAGGGCGAGGCCACCGTGCCCTGGACGGCGCTGGCGCCGTAG
- a CDS encoding DUF2516 family protein has product MGQVLALDFLNPFWWLAIGILGFKLVALVDAASRRDEAYRAADKKSKPFWLVLLGIAFGLDFLFGANFLTSFLTLGGLVAAIVYMVDVRPAIKQLTDGRGGKNSRNTGPYGPW; this is encoded by the coding sequence ATGGGCCAAGTCCTGGCCTTGGACTTCCTGAATCCCTTCTGGTGGTTGGCCATCGGAATCCTGGGGTTCAAGCTGGTCGCGCTGGTCGACGCGGCGAGCCGCCGGGACGAGGCCTACCGGGCGGCGGACAAGAAGAGCAAGCCGTTCTGGCTGGTCCTTCTCGGTATCGCGTTCGGGTTGGACTTCCTCTTCGGGGCCAACTTCCTGACCAGCTTCCTGACCCTCGGCGGCCTGGTGGCCGCGATCGTCTACATGGTGGACGTGCGGCCGGCGATCAAACAGCTGACGGACGGCCGGGGCGGCAAGAACTCGCGGAACACCGGGCCCTACGGCCCCTGGTGA
- a CDS encoding SpoIIE family protein phosphatase, translated as MPATGDGRAPGAGEAPSALAGAPEGRAADGRAPSKHAAASHARSRPGRREGSAPSAVAPAPIPHPRSTAATSAGAPASGSATSSVETAPLKVLVIEDNASDARLIASAVAESGASIEVHWARGLDHAVELLAPAPPWTRRNRPRGPDFGCVLLDLAAPGTGAAPAAAGAGAGAGAATGTRADVAAPDALGWIHRPDLPPRGRDGGQGSANDLDGLRELLRRAPQTAVVVLTDTAGAELGAAAVAAGAQDFLIKQETNGPLLARALRYAVERKRADESQRRLVEAELRGQENARLQRHLLPTPLLDGAGLAFTRRYRPGRRRALLGGDFYDAVRTDNGTVHVVIGDVCGHGPDEAALGVALRIAWRTLVFAGLTGEALLTTLQHVLEHERRSDEIFATLCMLVIEAGPEATEQRTPSTAAPDAGRGSVAAARVEHARLYLAGHPAPLLLGADHRPELLPAEHAGPALGLLPCDDGQAVWPAQRLELRPGWRLMLYTDGLIEGRVGAGSRRLGQTGLADLIGDHQAAGLTRGRLVDSAIAEVEELNGGALTDDVAVILLERNPAPVILG; from the coding sequence ATGCCCGCAACGGGAGACGGGCGGGCACCTGGCGCCGGTGAAGCACCGAGCGCCCTGGCCGGTGCCCCCGAGGGCCGCGCCGCTGACGGCCGCGCCCCCAGCAAGCACGCCGCGGCCAGCCACGCGCGCAGCAGGCCCGGCCGCCGGGAGGGAAGCGCGCCCAGCGCGGTGGCACCCGCCCCGATACCTCATCCCCGGAGCACCGCCGCCACGTCAGCCGGTGCGCCCGCCTCCGGATCGGCCACCAGCTCGGTCGAGACCGCGCCGCTCAAGGTGCTCGTGATCGAGGACAACGCCTCGGACGCCCGGCTGATCGCCTCGGCGGTGGCCGAGAGCGGTGCCTCCATCGAGGTGCACTGGGCCCGCGGCCTGGACCACGCCGTCGAGCTGCTCGCCCCTGCACCGCCCTGGACGCGCCGCAACCGCCCGCGCGGCCCCGACTTCGGCTGCGTCCTGCTCGATCTCGCCGCACCGGGCACCGGCGCGGCACCGGCCGCTGCAGGTGCGGGTGCGGGTGCGGGTGCCGCTACAGGTACCCGGGCCGACGTGGCCGCCCCGGACGCCCTCGGCTGGATCCACCGGCCGGACCTCCCGCCCCGGGGCCGGGACGGCGGTCAGGGCTCCGCCAACGACCTGGACGGGCTGCGCGAACTGCTCCGGCGTGCCCCGCAGACCGCCGTGGTGGTCCTCACCGACACCGCCGGGGCCGAGCTGGGCGCCGCCGCCGTCGCCGCCGGCGCGCAGGACTTCCTGATCAAACAGGAGACCAACGGCCCGCTGCTCGCCCGCGCCCTGCGCTACGCCGTGGAGCGCAAGCGGGCCGACGAGTCGCAGCGCCGACTGGTCGAGGCCGAGCTGCGCGGCCAGGAGAACGCCCGCCTCCAGCGCCATCTGCTCCCCACCCCCCTGCTCGACGGCGCCGGGCTCGCCTTCACCCGGCGCTACCGCCCGGGTCGCCGTCGCGCGCTGCTCGGCGGCGACTTCTACGACGCCGTCCGCACCGACAACGGCACGGTCCACGTGGTGATCGGCGACGTCTGCGGCCACGGCCCCGACGAGGCCGCCCTCGGCGTGGCCCTGCGGATAGCGTGGCGCACCCTGGTCTTCGCCGGCCTGACCGGGGAGGCCCTGCTGACGACGCTCCAGCACGTACTGGAGCACGAGCGCCGCAGTGACGAGATCTTCGCGACGCTCTGCATGCTGGTGATCGAAGCCGGCCCGGAGGCCACCGAGCAGCGGACCCCGTCCACGGCGGCTCCCGACGCCGGCCGCGGGTCCGTCGCAGCGGCACGGGTCGAACATGCCCGGCTCTACCTCGCCGGGCACCCGGCTCCCCTGCTGCTGGGAGCCGACCACCGCCCCGAGCTGCTCCCGGCCGAGCATGCCGGTCCCGCCCTCGGGCTGCTGCCCTGCGACGACGGACAGGCGGTCTGGCCCGCGCAGCGGCTGGAGCTGCGTCCCGGCTGGCGCCTGATGCTCTACACCGACGGCCTGATCGAGGGCCGGGTCGGAGCGGGCTCCCGGCGCCTGGGGCAGACCGGTCTGGCCGATCTGATCGGCGACCACCAGGCGGCCGGTCTCACCCGGGGGCGGCTGGTCGACAGCGCGATCGCCGAAGTGGAGGAGCTCAACGGCGGGGCGTTGACCGACGACGTCGCGGTGATCCTGCTCGAACGCAACCCGGCCCCGGTGATACTCGGCTGA
- the mshA gene encoding D-inositol-3-phosphate glycosyltransferase, translating to MIQHPVRPARRAQGQPGRGRLQTLVSGRSRRPRRIAMLSVHTSPLHQPGTGDAGGMNVYIVELAKRLAELNIEVEVFTRAICSNDAPTVELAPGVLVRHVTAGPYEGLLKEDLPAQLCAFTHAVLRTEAGHRPGYYDLVHSHYWLSGQVGWLAAQRWGVPLVHTMHTMAKVKNAALAEGDSPEPPARVIGETQVVEAADRLIANTAEEAAELSLHYAARPDQLAVVHPGVNLDVFRPGDQRAARAALGLPQDAAVLLFAGRIQPLKAPDVLLRAVAVLLEREPRLRERLVVPVVGGPSGSGLAKPESLHKLAAQLGIGDVVRFHPPVGQQRLADWYRAATALVMPSYSESFGLVALEAQACGTPVVAAAVGGLPVAVRHGVTGTLVSGHDPQDWARALKPYATDPALVTRQGAGAARHAAGFGWGAAAASTAEVYAGTLVRPAGRLTTPRLRLA from the coding sequence GTGATCCAGCACCCCGTCCGTCCGGCTCGTCGTGCCCAGGGCCAGCCCGGCCGCGGCCGGCTGCAGACCCTGGTCTCGGGCCGGTCCCGGCGCCCCCGCCGGATAGCCATGCTGAGCGTGCACACCTCGCCGCTGCACCAGCCCGGGACGGGTGACGCGGGCGGCATGAACGTCTACATCGTCGAGCTGGCGAAGCGGCTGGCCGAGCTCAACATCGAGGTCGAGGTGTTCACCCGGGCCATCTGCTCGAACGACGCGCCCACCGTCGAGCTCGCGCCCGGGGTGCTGGTGCGGCACGTCACCGCCGGCCCGTACGAGGGCCTGCTCAAGGAGGATCTGCCGGCCCAGCTGTGCGCCTTCACGCACGCCGTGCTGCGCACCGAGGCCGGCCACCGCCCGGGCTACTACGACCTGGTCCACTCGCACTACTGGCTCTCCGGTCAGGTCGGCTGGCTGGCCGCCCAGCGCTGGGGCGTGCCGCTGGTGCACACCATGCACACCATGGCCAAGGTCAAGAACGCCGCGCTGGCCGAGGGCGACTCGCCCGAGCCGCCGGCCCGGGTGATCGGCGAGACCCAGGTGGTCGAGGCCGCCGACCGGCTGATCGCCAACACCGCCGAGGAGGCCGCCGAGCTCTCGCTGCACTACGCGGCCCGGCCCGACCAGCTCGCCGTGGTCCACCCCGGTGTCAACCTCGACGTCTTCCGCCCGGGCGACCAGCGGGCCGCGCGGGCCGCGCTCGGCCTTCCGCAGGACGCCGCCGTCCTGCTCTTCGCCGGGCGGATACAGCCGCTCAAGGCACCCGACGTGCTCCTGCGGGCCGTGGCCGTCCTGCTGGAGCGCGAGCCCCGACTGCGCGAGCGCCTGGTCGTCCCGGTGGTCGGCGGGCCGTCCGGCAGCGGGCTCGCCAAGCCCGAGAGCCTGCACAAGCTGGCCGCCCAGCTGGGCATCGGTGACGTGGTGCGGTTCCACCCGCCGGTCGGGCAGCAACGGCTCGCGGACTGGTACCGCGCCGCGACCGCCCTGGTGATGCCCTCGTACAGCGAGTCCTTCGGCCTGGTCGCGCTGGAGGCCCAGGCCTGCGGCACGCCGGTGGTCGCCGCGGCGGTCGGCGGTCTGCCGGTGGCCGTCCGGCACGGTGTGACGGGCACCCTGGTGAGCGGCCACGACCCGCAGGACTGGGCCCGGGCACTGAAGCCGTACGCCACCGATCCCGCCCTGGTCACCCGGCAGGGCGCCGGGGCGGCCCGGCACGCGGCCGGTTTCGGCTGGGGAGCGGCCGCCGCTAGCACCGCCGAGGTGTACGCAGGCACCCTGGTCCGCCCGGCCGGCCGGCTCACGACTCCCCGGCTGCGCCTGGCCTGA